The following proteins are co-located in the Eriocheir sinensis breed Jianghai 21 chromosome 1, ASM2467909v1, whole genome shotgun sequence genome:
- the LOC126983930 gene encoding bystin-like, which yields MGKAKKLKKLGSKVSRPGPLGDQLARDEVAQPTGRKKDRPLRKDGDEEFVEGQMGRTILKQSLAQLREVQEEEAEEAMAALDDGEFPPLERPAHREKKRPAVSLSSKKKGGSGSDDSSDEDDEDVDETSAAVPQNTDKMVKDFEDELKLAKEDMQILDHFMNKDAAPQRKLADLFRDKITEKQTEIQSHVDASSVQTVTVSPEVQEMCAEVGKILAKYRSGPLPKMFKVIPKMRNWEELVYLTDPDKWSAAAMYQAVRIFVSNLKEAMAQRFFNLVLLPRVRDDISYYKRLNYHLYQALYKAMFKPAAFFKGVLLPLCMSGTCTLREAIIVGSVIAKIHIPILHSAAAILKIAEMDYTGPNSIFLRIFFDKKYALPYRVIDACVYHFLKFEHDRRELPVLWHQALLTFVQRYKEDLSNDQKQSLLDVVKFHTHYTMTAEIRRELMNSKCRGEDDTTMAVDE from the exons ATGGGCAAGGCGAAGAAACTGAAGAAGCTTGGCTCAAAGGTGTCACGGCCGGGCCCCCTTGGGGATCAGCTGGCCAGGGATGAGGTGGCCCAGCCAACAGGGCGCAAGAAGGATCGGCCACTCAGGAAAGATGGTGATGAGGAG TTCGTGGAGGGCCAGATGGGCCGCACCATCCTGAAGCAGAGTCTGGCCCAGCTgagggaggtgcaggaggaggaggcagaagaggccATGGCAGCATTGGATGATGGAGAATTCCCTCCACTCGAGCGGCCGGCACACAGGGAGAAAAAGAG ACCTGCCGTTAGTCTAAGCTCAAAGAAAAAAGGTGGCAGCGGGAGTGATGACAGCAGTGATGAAGATGACGAGGATGTGGATGAGACCTCAGCTGCTGTGCCCCAGAACACTGATAAGATGGTGAAGGACTTTGAGGATGAACTG AAACTGGCAAAGGAAGACATGCAGATCCTGGATCACTTCATGAACAAGGATGCAGCACCCCAGAGGAAGCTCGCCGACCTCTTCAGGGACAAGATCACAGAGAAGCAGACTGAGATACAGTCACATGTGGATGCCAGCA GTGTCCAGACGGTAACAGTGTCCCCAGAGGTGCAGGAGATGTGTGCCGAGGTGGGCAAGATCCTGGCAAAATACCGCAGTGGCCCCCTGCCCAAGATGTTCAAGGTGATCCCCAAGATGCGCAACTGGGAGGAGCTCGTCTACCTCACAG ACCCCGACAAGTGGTCAGCGGCAGCAATGTACCAGGCAGTAAGGATATTCGTGAGTAACTTGAAGGAGGCAATGGCGCAGCGCTTCTTCAACCTGGTGCTGCTGCCACGTGTGAGGGACGATATCTCTTACTACAAGCGGCTCAACTACCACCTCTACCAGGCTCTCTACAAGGCCATGTTCAAGCCTGCTGCTTTCTTCAAGGGTGTCCTGCTGCCCCTCTGCATG TCTGGAACATGCACCCTTAGAGAAGCCATCATCGTGGGCTCTGTCATCGCCAAGATCCACATCCCCATCCTCCACTCAGCCGCCGCCATCCTCAAGATCGCGGAGATGGACTACACTGGGCCCAACTCCATCTTCCTCAGGATATTCTTTGATAAGAAATATGCGCTGCCCTACAGGGTGATCGATGCTTGCGTTTACCATTTTCTGAA GTTTGAGCATGACCGGCGTGAGTTGCCCGTCCTCTGGCACCAGGCGCTACTGACCTTCGTGCAGCGCTACAAGGAGGACCTCAGCAATGACCAGAAGCAGTCCCTCCTCGATGTGGTCAAGTTCCACACTCACTACACCATGACAGCGGAG ATAAGACGCGAACTGATGAACTCCAAATGCCGGGGAGAAGACGACACCACGATGGCTGTTGATGAGTAG
- the LOC126984145 gene encoding leucine--tRNA ligase, cytoplasmic-like — protein MSHKKLLELQSVEQQIQQLWEEAKVFEEDVLAKGTSEKYLATSPYPYMNGRLHLGHTFTLSKCEFAVGYHYLKGKKCLFPFGLHCTGTFSVLFF, from the coding sequence ATGTCACACAAGAAGCTGCTGGAGCTGCAGTCGGTGGAGCAGCAGATACAGCAGCTCTGGGAGGAGGCCAAGGTGTTTGAGGAGGATGTGCTGGCCAAGGGGACGTCCGAGAAGTACCTGGCCACCTCCCCGTACCCCTATATGAACGGCAGACTCCACCTGGGCCACACCTTCACCCTCAGCAAGTGTGAGTTTGCCGTGGGTTATCATTATCTGAAGGGCAAGAAGTGTCTCTTCCCCTTCGGCCTTCACTGCACAGGTACCTTTAGTGTACTGTTTTTTTAG